Proteins from one Gossypium raimondii isolate GPD5lz chromosome 8, ASM2569854v1, whole genome shotgun sequence genomic window:
- the LOC105790633 gene encoding probable mitochondrial import inner membrane translocase subunit TIM21, whose protein sequence is MQNIRRSIISSRSRWSGSFRSFVESKLYLDDFALAAKRFSAVGNSNFTRQYVTGANNMSKGVLGATGIPLPFRGHCGGDWLVRFQASVPHIENHGSKVISTCFARSFASRTSKQSKETSETRKELSNVEDPFDAPTYNIPDKPVTFTEGASYSLIILVGLGIAAAAGYAVFKELIFQPKEYKIFNQALERIQNESQVRVRIGHPITGYGQETRNRAARQRIPNRIYTDENGVEHVEVNFYIRGPHGAGKVFAEMFKDKTDNKWKYTYLIVQINSPSRAELMLESYLPAAEMRSSTN, encoded by the exons ATGCAGAACATTAGGCGGTCTATAATATCTAGTAGGAGCAGATGGAGTGGTTCCTTCAGATCATTTGTGGAATCTAAGCTTTATTTGGATGATTTTGCATTAGCTGCTAAAAGG TTTTCAGCAGTGGGGAATTCTAATTTTACAAGACAGTATGTGACAGGTGCCAATAATATGTCAAAG GGTGTACTTGGAGCTACTG GCATTCCTCTTCCATTTAGAGGACACTGTGGTGGAGATTGGCTGGTTCGCTTTCAAGCATCAGTCCCTCACATAGAAAATCATGGATCGAAGGTCATCTCTACTTGCTTTGCTAGATCCTTTGCATCAAGAACCTCAAAGCAATCAAAAGAAACATCTGAG ACTAGAAAAGAATTATCTAATGTTGAGGATCCATTTGATGCTCCTACATATAATATCCCAGACAAACCTGTGACGTTTACGGAGGGAGCTAGCTACAGTCTGATCATCCTTGTCGGGCTTGGGATTGCAGCTGCTGCAGGATATGCCGTCTTCAAGGAGTTGATATTTCAACCAAAAGA GTATAAGATATTCAACCAAGCTCTAGAAAGAATTCAGAACGAAAGCCAG GTTAGGGTGAGGATTGGACATCCTATTACCGGCTATGGTCAAGAAACTAGAAATCGTGCAGCCCGCCAACGTATTCCAAACAGGATATACACGGACGAAAATGGTGTAGAGCATGTGGAG gTTAATTTCTATATTCGTGGACCCCATGGAGCCGGGAAAGTATTTGCAGAAATGTTCAAAGACAAAACAGACAACAAATGGAAGTATACGTACTTGATAGTTCAGATCAATTCCCCTTCACGGGCAGAACTAATGCTGGAGTCTTATTTACCGGCAGCTGAGATGAGGTCTTCCACAAACTAA
- the LOC105790632 gene encoding uncharacterized protein LOC105790632 isoform X1, protein MARWDEILSLPVQNPPTLEFSAHDIVWSKVEGWRDNIDRVALIPFARVDDFVRGESSNKDCPTRFHVEARRRRSPKAPYKPKVDGILEYILYWCSFGPDDHRKGGLVRPSRNTYIPKKTNAGRPNTKRGCTCHFIVKRLIAEPSVALIIYNQDKHVDKKGLPCHGPQDKKAAGTRAMFAPYISEDLRLRVLSLLHVGVSVETIMQRHNESVEKQGGPYNRDDLLTHRYVRRQERSIRRSTYELDADDAVSVSMWVESHQNCVFFYEDFTDSDPFILGIQTEWQLQQMIRFGNHSLIASDSRFATNKLKYPIHSLIVFNSDKKAIPVAWIITPRFASVDAHRWMRALYNRVRTKDPIWKLAGFIVDDPSIDVHTVRDVFECTVLISFWRVRHAWHKNLVKRCSETEMRVEISRRLGQAVDDICRGCGNVDLFEKFMEDFVDCLDFMDYFKAVWYPRIGTWVSALKTLPLASLETCAAMEFYHNQLKLRLLNEKDPAVYQRTDWLVDKLGTKVHSYFWLDEYSGKDDFARYWKDEWVSGLTSWRKALKIPDSDVASERRFAKVTDQIDRDTVYVVWNPGSQFGICDCSWAEMGYLCEHVLKVIKVYREKGSISPSVSIFQYNKALIDMLHCPPHDSLIRDHAVSLAIFVQKQLNSLVGHVQKQTKDAIEQESAPVASAKQNRGLADEDHCVNRNILPNHKYGYVDCSESLAGIASDLGSESVDQGVGINSETAGEGIFGSEMDVDPPSSICQPELPSLSEEIVPGNAFPGHGDSAFINKVPNMDAYSLPKDDALRDNECEEIFNINCHESAMAVEPQPDEVPQTEQLSKPCTVTNQDHLGSKCIEPSVPSPSLCCTLKPQVLDTAEPSGVLNLDISVVLESENENTSKNCSTDTGFASEDHVNLEIVADLGHEAKVVDSSMAELLKTSQNHLTTPPDGDGQPSTEVAARETDDSDDKELLSNKEPSTTNSESVEDGRCDSKEIHESVNNDQNGAVDMEIVSEEATVDFTISAGSHKR, encoded by the exons ATGGCTAGATGGGATGAGATTCTGTCTCTTCCTGTACAAAACCCACCAACCTTGGAGTTCTCTGCTCATGATATTGTATGGTCAAAGGTGGAAGGTTGGCGTGACAATATAGATAGAGTTGCTTTGATCCCTTTTGCTAGAGTGGATGACTTTGTTAGGGGTGAATCCTCTAACAAAGACTGTCCAACTAGATTTCATGTTGAAGCAAGAAGGCGGAGATCGCCAAAGGCACCTTACAAGCCAAAGGTTGATGGTATTCTTGAATATATTCT GTATTGGTGTTCATTTGGTCCTGATGACCATAGGAAAGGGGGTCTTGTACGTCCCAGCCGGAACACATACATTCCTAAGAAGACAAATGCTGGTCGACCTAATACAAAAAGAGGCTGCACCTGTCACTTTATTGTAAAACGCTTAATTGCTGAACCGTCAGTAGCACTGATAATATATAACCAGGATAAGCATGTAGATAAGAAAGGGTTGCCATGCCATGGACCACAGGACAAAAAGGCAGCAGGCACACGTGCTATGTTTGCACCGTACATCTCAGAGGATTTACGCCTCCGTGTTTTATCTTTATTGCATGTTGGTGTGTCTGTGGAGACCATAATGCAGCGGCACAATGAATCTGTAGAGAAACAGGGTGGTCCATACAACCGTGATGACCTTTTGACCCACAGGTATGTTCGAAGACAGGAGAGGAGCATTAGACGTTCTACATACGAGTTGGATGCAGATGATGCAGTCAGTGTAAGCATGTGGGTTGAAAGCCACCAGAATTGTGTATTTTTTTACGAGGATTTCACTGATTCAGACCCTTTTATCTTGGGCATTCAAACTGAGTGGCAGTTGCAACAAATGATTCGATTTGGAAATCACAGTCTCATTGCCTCTGATTCAAGGTTTGCAACAAATAAACTTAAG TATCCTATACATAGTCTCATTGTCTTCAATTCAGACAAGAAAGCAATCCCGGTAGCTTGGATAATAACCCCAAGATTTGCTAGTGTAGATGCTCATAGATGGATGAGGGCTCTATACAACAGGGTTCGCACTAAAGACCCTATTTGGAAGTTGGCTGGGTTTATTGTGGACGATCCTTCTATTGATGTTCATACAGTCAG GGATGTTTTTGAGTGCACTGTATTGATATCCTTTTGGAGGGTCCGCCATGCATGGCATAAAAACTTAGTGAAGAGATGTTCAGAGACAGAGATGCGTGTTGAGATATCAAGACGACTTGGGCAGGCAGTTGATGATATTTGCAGAGGATGTGGAAATGTTGATTTGTTTGAGAAATTCATGGAAGATTTTGTTGATTGCTTGGATTTTATGGATTACTTCAAAGCAGTCTGGTATCCTAGAATAG GGACTTGGGTATCTGCCCTTAAAACGCTTCCACTTGCAAGCCTGGAAACTTGTGCAGCAATGGAATTTTACCACAATCAACTGAAGCTCCGATTGTTGAATGAGAAGGATCCTGCTGTCTACCAACGCACTGATTGGCTGGTTGATAAGTTGGGTACGAAAGTGCATTCGTACTTTTGGCTGGATGAATATTCGGGGAAAGATGATTTTGCACGATATTGGAAGGATGAGTGGGTAAGTGGTTTAACATCTTGGAGGAAGGCATTGAAGATTCCTGATTCTGATGTGGCCAGTGAGAGGAGATTTGCAAAAGTGACCGATCAGATTGATCGAGATACAGTTTATGTTGTTTGGAACCCTGGGTCTCAGTTTGGGATCTGTGATTGTTCCTGGGCAGAGATGGGCTACCTTTGTGAGCATGTCCTCAAGGTTATAAAGGTCTATCGTGAAAAAGGGTCTATTTCACCTTCTGTCAGCATATTTCAGTACAACAAGGCATTGATTGATATGCTACATTGTCCACCTCACGATTCTTTGATCCGTGATCATGCTGTTTCTTTAGCAATTTTTGTGCAGAAACAGTTAAATTCACTAGTTGGTCATGTTCAGAAACAAACTAAGGATGCTATTGAGCAAGAAAGTGCACCAGTAGCTTCTGCTAAACAAAATAGAGGATTAGCAGATGAGGATCACTGTGTGAACAGGAACATATTGCCTAATCATAAATATGGTTACGTAGATTGCTCTGAGTCTCTGGCTGGTATTGCAAGTGATTTGGGCAGTGAATCGGTTGATCAGGGAGTTGGTATAAACAGCGAGACTGCTGGAGAAGGAATATTTGGTTCTGAGATGGATGTTGACCCACCCTCCAGTATTTGTCAACCTGAATTACCATCTCTTAGTGAGGAAATTGTACCTGGTAATGCCTTTCCAGGGCATGGAGACAGTGCTTTTATTAACAAGGTCCCTAATATGGATGCTTATTCACTTCCCAAAGATGATGCTTTAAGAGATAACGAATGTGAAgaaatatttaacataaattgTCACGAAAGTGCAATGGCTGTTGAGCCACAACCAGATGAGGTTCCCCAAACAGAACAGCTTTCAAAGCCATGCACAGTGACAAATCAAGATCATTTGGGCAGCAAGTGTATTGAACCTTCAGTGCCATCCCCATCCTTGTGCTGTACTTTGAAGCCGCAAGTGCTTGATACTGCTGAACCCTCAGGTGTTCTGAATCTGGATATATCAGTGGTGTTAGAAAGTGAGAATGAGAACACAAGCAAGAATTGTTCTACTGATACTGGTTTCGCATCAGAGGATCATGTTAATTTGGAAATTGTTGCTGATCTTGGTCATGAAGCAAAGGTAGTCGATAGCAGTATGGCTGAACTCTTGAAAACATcccaaaatcatttaacaaCACCACCTGATGGTGATGGTCAACCATCTACTGAAGTTGCAGCTCGTGAAACAGATGATTCTGATGACAAGGAGCTTCTTAGCAACAAGGAACCTTCTACAACTAATTCTGAAAGTGTTGAAGATGGAAGATGTGATAGTAAGGAAATTCATGAATCGGTGAATAATGATCAGAATGGTGCTGTTGATATGGAAATTGTTTCAGAAGAGGCTACCGTTGACTTTACAATCAGTGCTGGTTCTCACAAACGATAG
- the LOC105790632 gene encoding uncharacterized protein LOC105790632 isoform X3 encodes MFAPYISEDLRLRVLSLLHVGVSVETIMQRHNESVEKQGGPYNRDDLLTHRYVRRQERSIRRSTYELDADDAVSVSMWVESHQNCVFFYEDFTDSDPFILGIQTEWQLQQMIRFGNHSLIASDSRFATNKLKYPIHSLIVFNSDKKAIPVAWIITPRFASVDAHRWMRALYNRVRTKDPIWKLAGFIVDDPSIDVHTVRDVFECTVLISFWRVRHAWHKNLVKRCSETEMRVEISRRLGQAVDDICRGCGNVDLFEKFMEDFVDCLDFMDYFKAVWYPRIGTWVSALKTLPLASLETCAAMEFYHNQLKLRLLNEKDPAVYQRTDWLVDKLGTKVHSYFWLDEYSGKDDFARYWKDEWVSGLTSWRKALKIPDSDVASERRFAKVTDQIDRDTVYVVWNPGSQFGICDCSWAEMGYLCEHVLKVIKVYREKGSISPSVSIFQYNKALIDMLHCPPHDSLIRDHAVSLAIFVQKQLNSLVGHVQKQTKDAIEQESAPVASAKQNRGLADEDHCVNRNILPNHKYGYVDCSESLAGIASDLGSESVDQGVGINSETAGEGIFGSEMDVDPPSSICQPELPSLSEEIVPGNAFPGHGDSAFINKVPNMDAYSLPKDDALRDNECEEIFNINCHESAMAVEPQPDEVPQTEQLSKPCTVTNQDHLGSKCIEPSVPSPSLCCTLKPQVLDTAEPSGVLNLDISVVLESENENTSKNCSTDTGFASEDHVNLEIVADLGHEAKVVDSSMAELLKTSQNHLTTPPDGDGQPSTEVAARETDDSDDKELLSNKEPSTTNSESVEDGRCDSKEIHESVNNDQNGAVDMEIVSEEATVDFTISAGSHKR; translated from the exons ATGTTTGCACCGTACATCTCAGAGGATTTACGCCTCCGTGTTTTATCTTTATTGCATGTTGGTGTGTCTGTGGAGACCATAATGCAGCGGCACAATGAATCTGTAGAGAAACAGGGTGGTCCATACAACCGTGATGACCTTTTGACCCACAGGTATGTTCGAAGACAGGAGAGGAGCATTAGACGTTCTACATACGAGTTGGATGCAGATGATGCAGTCAGTGTAAGCATGTGGGTTGAAAGCCACCAGAATTGTGTATTTTTTTACGAGGATTTCACTGATTCAGACCCTTTTATCTTGGGCATTCAAACTGAGTGGCAGTTGCAACAAATGATTCGATTTGGAAATCACAGTCTCATTGCCTCTGATTCAAGGTTTGCAACAAATAAACTTAAG TATCCTATACATAGTCTCATTGTCTTCAATTCAGACAAGAAAGCAATCCCGGTAGCTTGGATAATAACCCCAAGATTTGCTAGTGTAGATGCTCATAGATGGATGAGGGCTCTATACAACAGGGTTCGCACTAAAGACCCTATTTGGAAGTTGGCTGGGTTTATTGTGGACGATCCTTCTATTGATGTTCATACAGTCAG GGATGTTTTTGAGTGCACTGTATTGATATCCTTTTGGAGGGTCCGCCATGCATGGCATAAAAACTTAGTGAAGAGATGTTCAGAGACAGAGATGCGTGTTGAGATATCAAGACGACTTGGGCAGGCAGTTGATGATATTTGCAGAGGATGTGGAAATGTTGATTTGTTTGAGAAATTCATGGAAGATTTTGTTGATTGCTTGGATTTTATGGATTACTTCAAAGCAGTCTGGTATCCTAGAATAG GGACTTGGGTATCTGCCCTTAAAACGCTTCCACTTGCAAGCCTGGAAACTTGTGCAGCAATGGAATTTTACCACAATCAACTGAAGCTCCGATTGTTGAATGAGAAGGATCCTGCTGTCTACCAACGCACTGATTGGCTGGTTGATAAGTTGGGTACGAAAGTGCATTCGTACTTTTGGCTGGATGAATATTCGGGGAAAGATGATTTTGCACGATATTGGAAGGATGAGTGGGTAAGTGGTTTAACATCTTGGAGGAAGGCATTGAAGATTCCTGATTCTGATGTGGCCAGTGAGAGGAGATTTGCAAAAGTGACCGATCAGATTGATCGAGATACAGTTTATGTTGTTTGGAACCCTGGGTCTCAGTTTGGGATCTGTGATTGTTCCTGGGCAGAGATGGGCTACCTTTGTGAGCATGTCCTCAAGGTTATAAAGGTCTATCGTGAAAAAGGGTCTATTTCACCTTCTGTCAGCATATTTCAGTACAACAAGGCATTGATTGATATGCTACATTGTCCACCTCACGATTCTTTGATCCGTGATCATGCTGTTTCTTTAGCAATTTTTGTGCAGAAACAGTTAAATTCACTAGTTGGTCATGTTCAGAAACAAACTAAGGATGCTATTGAGCAAGAAAGTGCACCAGTAGCTTCTGCTAAACAAAATAGAGGATTAGCAGATGAGGATCACTGTGTGAACAGGAACATATTGCCTAATCATAAATATGGTTACGTAGATTGCTCTGAGTCTCTGGCTGGTATTGCAAGTGATTTGGGCAGTGAATCGGTTGATCAGGGAGTTGGTATAAACAGCGAGACTGCTGGAGAAGGAATATTTGGTTCTGAGATGGATGTTGACCCACCCTCCAGTATTTGTCAACCTGAATTACCATCTCTTAGTGAGGAAATTGTACCTGGTAATGCCTTTCCAGGGCATGGAGACAGTGCTTTTATTAACAAGGTCCCTAATATGGATGCTTATTCACTTCCCAAAGATGATGCTTTAAGAGATAACGAATGTGAAgaaatatttaacataaattgTCACGAAAGTGCAATGGCTGTTGAGCCACAACCAGATGAGGTTCCCCAAACAGAACAGCTTTCAAAGCCATGCACAGTGACAAATCAAGATCATTTGGGCAGCAAGTGTATTGAACCTTCAGTGCCATCCCCATCCTTGTGCTGTACTTTGAAGCCGCAAGTGCTTGATACTGCTGAACCCTCAGGTGTTCTGAATCTGGATATATCAGTGGTGTTAGAAAGTGAGAATGAGAACACAAGCAAGAATTGTTCTACTGATACTGGTTTCGCATCAGAGGATCATGTTAATTTGGAAATTGTTGCTGATCTTGGTCATGAAGCAAAGGTAGTCGATAGCAGTATGGCTGAACTCTTGAAAACATcccaaaatcatttaacaaCACCACCTGATGGTGATGGTCAACCATCTACTGAAGTTGCAGCTCGTGAAACAGATGATTCTGATGACAAGGAGCTTCTTAGCAACAAGGAACCTTCTACAACTAATTCTGAAAGTGTTGAAGATGGAAGATGTGATAGTAAGGAAATTCATGAATCGGTGAATAATGATCAGAATGGTGCTGTTGATATGGAAATTGTTTCAGAAGAGGCTACCGTTGACTTTACAATCAGTGCTGGTTCTCACAAACGATAG
- the LOC105790632 gene encoding uncharacterized protein LOC105790632 isoform X2, whose amino-acid sequence MTLLGVNPLTKTVQLDFMLKQEGGDRQRHLTSQRYWCSFGPDDHRKGGLVRPSRNTYIPKKTNAGRPNTKRGCTCHFIVKRLIAEPSVALIIYNQDKHVDKKGLPCHGPQDKKAAGTRAMFAPYISEDLRLRVLSLLHVGVSVETIMQRHNESVEKQGGPYNRDDLLTHRYVRRQERSIRRSTYELDADDAVSVSMWVESHQNCVFFYEDFTDSDPFILGIQTEWQLQQMIRFGNHSLIASDSRFATNKLKYPIHSLIVFNSDKKAIPVAWIITPRFASVDAHRWMRALYNRVRTKDPIWKLAGFIVDDPSIDVHTVRDVFECTVLISFWRVRHAWHKNLVKRCSETEMRVEISRRLGQAVDDICRGCGNVDLFEKFMEDFVDCLDFMDYFKAVWYPRIGTWVSALKTLPLASLETCAAMEFYHNQLKLRLLNEKDPAVYQRTDWLVDKLGTKVHSYFWLDEYSGKDDFARYWKDEWVSGLTSWRKALKIPDSDVASERRFAKVTDQIDRDTVYVVWNPGSQFGICDCSWAEMGYLCEHVLKVIKVYREKGSISPSVSIFQYNKALIDMLHCPPHDSLIRDHAVSLAIFVQKQLNSLVGHVQKQTKDAIEQESAPVASAKQNRGLADEDHCVNRNILPNHKYGYVDCSESLAGIASDLGSESVDQGVGINSETAGEGIFGSEMDVDPPSSICQPELPSLSEEIVPGNAFPGHGDSAFINKVPNMDAYSLPKDDALRDNECEEIFNINCHESAMAVEPQPDEVPQTEQLSKPCTVTNQDHLGSKCIEPSVPSPSLCCTLKPQVLDTAEPSGVLNLDISVVLESENENTSKNCSTDTGFASEDHVNLEIVADLGHEAKVVDSSMAELLKTSQNHLTTPPDGDGQPSTEVAARETDDSDDKELLSNKEPSTTNSESVEDGRCDSKEIHESVNNDQNGAVDMEIVSEEATVDFTISAGSHKR is encoded by the exons ATGACTTTGTTAGGGGTGAATCCTCTAACAAAGACTGTCCAACTAGATTTCATGTTGAAGCAAGAAGGCGGAGATCGCCAAAGGCACCTTACAAGCCAAAG GTATTGGTGTTCATTTGGTCCTGATGACCATAGGAAAGGGGGTCTTGTACGTCCCAGCCGGAACACATACATTCCTAAGAAGACAAATGCTGGTCGACCTAATACAAAAAGAGGCTGCACCTGTCACTTTATTGTAAAACGCTTAATTGCTGAACCGTCAGTAGCACTGATAATATATAACCAGGATAAGCATGTAGATAAGAAAGGGTTGCCATGCCATGGACCACAGGACAAAAAGGCAGCAGGCACACGTGCTATGTTTGCACCGTACATCTCAGAGGATTTACGCCTCCGTGTTTTATCTTTATTGCATGTTGGTGTGTCTGTGGAGACCATAATGCAGCGGCACAATGAATCTGTAGAGAAACAGGGTGGTCCATACAACCGTGATGACCTTTTGACCCACAGGTATGTTCGAAGACAGGAGAGGAGCATTAGACGTTCTACATACGAGTTGGATGCAGATGATGCAGTCAGTGTAAGCATGTGGGTTGAAAGCCACCAGAATTGTGTATTTTTTTACGAGGATTTCACTGATTCAGACCCTTTTATCTTGGGCATTCAAACTGAGTGGCAGTTGCAACAAATGATTCGATTTGGAAATCACAGTCTCATTGCCTCTGATTCAAGGTTTGCAACAAATAAACTTAAG TATCCTATACATAGTCTCATTGTCTTCAATTCAGACAAGAAAGCAATCCCGGTAGCTTGGATAATAACCCCAAGATTTGCTAGTGTAGATGCTCATAGATGGATGAGGGCTCTATACAACAGGGTTCGCACTAAAGACCCTATTTGGAAGTTGGCTGGGTTTATTGTGGACGATCCTTCTATTGATGTTCATACAGTCAG GGATGTTTTTGAGTGCACTGTATTGATATCCTTTTGGAGGGTCCGCCATGCATGGCATAAAAACTTAGTGAAGAGATGTTCAGAGACAGAGATGCGTGTTGAGATATCAAGACGACTTGGGCAGGCAGTTGATGATATTTGCAGAGGATGTGGAAATGTTGATTTGTTTGAGAAATTCATGGAAGATTTTGTTGATTGCTTGGATTTTATGGATTACTTCAAAGCAGTCTGGTATCCTAGAATAG GGACTTGGGTATCTGCCCTTAAAACGCTTCCACTTGCAAGCCTGGAAACTTGTGCAGCAATGGAATTTTACCACAATCAACTGAAGCTCCGATTGTTGAATGAGAAGGATCCTGCTGTCTACCAACGCACTGATTGGCTGGTTGATAAGTTGGGTACGAAAGTGCATTCGTACTTTTGGCTGGATGAATATTCGGGGAAAGATGATTTTGCACGATATTGGAAGGATGAGTGGGTAAGTGGTTTAACATCTTGGAGGAAGGCATTGAAGATTCCTGATTCTGATGTGGCCAGTGAGAGGAGATTTGCAAAAGTGACCGATCAGATTGATCGAGATACAGTTTATGTTGTTTGGAACCCTGGGTCTCAGTTTGGGATCTGTGATTGTTCCTGGGCAGAGATGGGCTACCTTTGTGAGCATGTCCTCAAGGTTATAAAGGTCTATCGTGAAAAAGGGTCTATTTCACCTTCTGTCAGCATATTTCAGTACAACAAGGCATTGATTGATATGCTACATTGTCCACCTCACGATTCTTTGATCCGTGATCATGCTGTTTCTTTAGCAATTTTTGTGCAGAAACAGTTAAATTCACTAGTTGGTCATGTTCAGAAACAAACTAAGGATGCTATTGAGCAAGAAAGTGCACCAGTAGCTTCTGCTAAACAAAATAGAGGATTAGCAGATGAGGATCACTGTGTGAACAGGAACATATTGCCTAATCATAAATATGGTTACGTAGATTGCTCTGAGTCTCTGGCTGGTATTGCAAGTGATTTGGGCAGTGAATCGGTTGATCAGGGAGTTGGTATAAACAGCGAGACTGCTGGAGAAGGAATATTTGGTTCTGAGATGGATGTTGACCCACCCTCCAGTATTTGTCAACCTGAATTACCATCTCTTAGTGAGGAAATTGTACCTGGTAATGCCTTTCCAGGGCATGGAGACAGTGCTTTTATTAACAAGGTCCCTAATATGGATGCTTATTCACTTCCCAAAGATGATGCTTTAAGAGATAACGAATGTGAAgaaatatttaacataaattgTCACGAAAGTGCAATGGCTGTTGAGCCACAACCAGATGAGGTTCCCCAAACAGAACAGCTTTCAAAGCCATGCACAGTGACAAATCAAGATCATTTGGGCAGCAAGTGTATTGAACCTTCAGTGCCATCCCCATCCTTGTGCTGTACTTTGAAGCCGCAAGTGCTTGATACTGCTGAACCCTCAGGTGTTCTGAATCTGGATATATCAGTGGTGTTAGAAAGTGAGAATGAGAACACAAGCAAGAATTGTTCTACTGATACTGGTTTCGCATCAGAGGATCATGTTAATTTGGAAATTGTTGCTGATCTTGGTCATGAAGCAAAGGTAGTCGATAGCAGTATGGCTGAACTCTTGAAAACATcccaaaatcatttaacaaCACCACCTGATGGTGATGGTCAACCATCTACTGAAGTTGCAGCTCGTGAAACAGATGATTCTGATGACAAGGAGCTTCTTAGCAACAAGGAACCTTCTACAACTAATTCTGAAAGTGTTGAAGATGGAAGATGTGATAGTAAGGAAATTCATGAATCGGTGAATAATGATCAGAATGGTGCTGTTGATATGGAAATTGTTTCAGAAGAGGCTACCGTTGACTTTACAATCAGTGCTGGTTCTCACAAACGATAG